One region of Zerene cesonia ecotype Mississippi chromosome 15, Zerene_cesonia_1.1, whole genome shotgun sequence genomic DNA includes:
- the LOC119832181 gene encoding uncharacterized protein LOC119832181 translates to MTFEKESTVYWTTHIITSNGNFMTRSMTENRKRSREDEACEFMPLSKRINNLHINNTLTNSNLLTQNTLESSHTIHGDSCIPSPGSSTDSERRPSYDPGFNSSESNYYHENKLLFELHLERIQRTGQQFPF, encoded by the exons ATGACCTTTGAAAAGGAATCTACAGTATATTGGACtacacatattataacaaGTAATGGAAACTTTATGACCAGAAGTATGACAGaaaatag GAAGAGATCACGCGAGGATGAAGCCTGCGAATTTATGCCTTTGTCTAAAAGaattaacaatttacatataaacaataccTTAACTAACTCAAATCTCCTTACTCAAAATACACTCGAATCTAGTCATACAATTCATGGTGACAGTTGCATTCCTTCTCCAGGTTCATCAACTGATTCAGAAAGACGGCCAAGTTATGATCCTGGATTCAATTCATCTGAAAGCAACTATTAccatgaaaacaaattattgtttgaattGCATTTAGAGAGAATACAAAGAACAGGGCAGCAATTTCCGTTTTAA